A stretch of Microbulbifer sp. SAOS-129_SWC DNA encodes these proteins:
- a CDS encoding outer membrane protein transport protein → MKSTILRRALLAAAISTVSSGTMAAGFFLNETSSSGLGRAFAGENTIGDNTSILTRNPAGSALFKTISLSGGALYVNPEIDAAGDVTYFLPNTTTGGYTPLEPLHDTANDYATSAWVPNFSLAVPIDPCWSFGVSAYSNYGLETDFDNDWLVTSIANKTQLTTVNIAPSVAYNYRDIFSIGLAANFLYADATLKSSIPNNFPLDPVLAPVVGRNLSGASVLKLDGDDWDVSWSIGALWNIDDHTRVGISYHAELNPELEGDVSSDLITGVNGQPLHNTKGKLTLDLPDTWELGFYHKFGQNWGLALSALWTDWNDFERLEAFLPEQKVNGTPVPDFNPLHIKEENFESGWRYSIGAEYYPCEEVTWRIGYAYDQGAARDGLNPTDASANAFGLPITWRTLSIPDTDRQWVTFGGSYKFDQHLSIDGGFAYLWGDDETIQEFTTAPVPTYFDGKTTNIEAWIAGVSVNYQF, encoded by the coding sequence ATGAAAAGCACTATTCTGCGACGCGCGCTGCTCGCAGCAGCGATCAGCACAGTGTCCAGCGGCACCATGGCAGCTGGTTTTTTCCTGAATGAAACCAGCAGCTCCGGTCTCGGCCGCGCCTTCGCCGGGGAAAACACCATTGGCGACAACACCTCGATCCTCACGCGCAACCCCGCGGGTTCCGCCCTGTTTAAAACGATCAGCCTGTCCGGCGGCGCGCTGTACGTAAATCCGGAAATCGACGCGGCCGGCGACGTCACCTACTTCTTGCCGAACACCACAACTGGCGGTTACACCCCCCTGGAACCGCTGCATGATACTGCGAACGACTACGCCACCAGCGCCTGGGTTCCCAACTTCTCCCTCGCGGTGCCGATTGACCCCTGCTGGTCATTCGGCGTGTCCGCGTACTCCAACTACGGCCTGGAAACCGATTTTGACAACGACTGGCTGGTAACCAGCATCGCCAACAAGACCCAGCTGACCACCGTCAACATTGCCCCATCCGTGGCCTACAACTACCGGGACATCTTCAGCATCGGCCTGGCGGCCAACTTCCTGTACGCCGATGCCACCCTTAAAAGCTCGATCCCGAACAACTTCCCGCTCGACCCCGTACTGGCGCCGGTGGTGGGTCGCAACCTGTCCGGCGCCAGCGTGCTGAAGCTCGATGGCGACGACTGGGATGTCAGCTGGAGTATCGGCGCCCTGTGGAATATCGACGACCACACCCGCGTGGGTATTTCCTACCACGCCGAGCTGAACCCGGAACTGGAAGGCGATGTCAGCTCCGACCTGATCACCGGCGTCAACGGCCAGCCACTGCACAACACAAAGGGCAAGCTGACCCTGGACCTGCCGGACACCTGGGAGCTGGGCTTCTACCACAAGTTTGGTCAAAACTGGGGACTGGCCCTGAGCGCCCTATGGACCGACTGGAACGACTTCGAGCGCCTTGAAGCCTTCCTGCCCGAGCAGAAGGTAAACGGTACACCAGTGCCCGACTTCAACCCGCTGCATATCAAGGAAGAAAACTTCGAGAGCGGCTGGCGCTACAGCATCGGCGCTGAATACTACCCCTGCGAGGAAGTCACCTGGCGCATCGGTTACGCCTACGACCAGGGTGCCGCGCGCGACGGCCTCAATCCGACTGACGCATCCGCCAACGCATTCGGCCTGCCGATCACCTGGCGCACACTATCGATCCCGGACACCGATCGCCAGTGGGTAACCTTCGGCGGTAGCTACAAGTTCGATCAGCACCTGAGCATCGACGGCGGCTTCGCCTACCTGTGGGGCGACGATGAAACCATCCAGGAATTCACCACCGCCCCAGTGCCGACCTACTTCGATGGCAAGACCACCAATATCGAAGCTTGGATCGCCGGCGTATCCGTCAACTACCAGTTCTGA
- a CDS encoding ABC transporter permease: MNSSAIEGRKLPAWNLAARVPFAGRNWLDRAMQRAVLPLVGILAFLLLWSAAASNINTSLGQFPGPAAVWEQFGALYQEHRQTRAKAVAFYQRQKIRNAERVAADSDYQPKIRAFTGRETFIDQILTSLVTVLSGFLLAAAAAIPLGIASGLSRALHSAINPIVQLFKPVSPLAWLPLVTMVVSALYTSSDPLLAKSFLNSMITVTLCCLWPMLINTAVGVASIDSDLVNVSRVLRLSPLRHVRKIVLPASIPAIFTGMRLSLGVAWMVLIAAEMLAQSPGLGKFVWDEFQNGSSDSLARIMAAVIVIGTIGFALDRAMLALQKLISWDRDSVTH, from the coding sequence ATGAATTCGAGTGCCATCGAGGGCAGAAAGCTGCCCGCCTGGAATCTCGCCGCCAGAGTGCCGTTTGCCGGTCGCAATTGGCTGGATCGCGCAATGCAGCGGGCGGTGCTGCCGCTGGTCGGCATCCTCGCCTTTCTGCTGCTGTGGTCGGCGGCGGCGAGCAATATCAACACTTCGCTGGGTCAGTTTCCCGGCCCGGCGGCGGTGTGGGAGCAGTTCGGCGCACTCTATCAGGAGCATCGGCAGACCCGGGCAAAGGCCGTCGCATTTTACCAGCGACAGAAAATCCGCAATGCCGAGCGGGTGGCGGCCGACTCCGACTACCAGCCAAAAATCCGCGCCTTTACCGGCAGGGAAACGTTTATCGACCAGATACTCACCAGCCTGGTAACAGTGCTGAGCGGCTTCCTGCTCGCCGCTGCAGCGGCGATTCCCCTGGGCATCGCCAGCGGCCTGAGCCGCGCGCTGCACAGTGCCATCAACCCGATCGTGCAATTGTTCAAACCGGTATCGCCGCTGGCCTGGCTGCCGCTGGTCACCATGGTGGTCAGCGCACTCTACACCAGCAGTGATCCGCTGCTGGCCAAATCGTTTCTCAACTCGATGATCACGGTGACCCTGTGCTGCCTGTGGCCAATGCTGATCAACACTGCCGTCGGCGTAGCATCCATCGACAGCGACCTGGTCAATGTCAGCCGGGTGCTGCGCCTGTCGCCACTGCGGCACGTGCGCAAGATCGTGTTGCCCGCATCGATTCCGGCAATTTTTACCGGCATGCGCCTGTCACTCGGGGTCGCCTGGATGGTGCTGATCGCAGCGGAGATGCTGGCGCAGAGCCCGGGGCTGGGCAAATTTGTCTGGGACGAATTCCAGAACGGCAGCTCCGACTCCCTGGCCCGCATCATGGCCGCCGTTATTGTCATCGGCACGATCGGCTTTGCGCTCGACCGCGCCATGCTGGCACTGCAGAAGCTGATTTCCTGGGACAGGGACAGCGTCACCCACTAA
- a CDS encoding DUF3108 domain-containing protein — protein sequence MPVRILTFLFLCLIAVLPAQAADQPQLKPFVATYTAHYGAIGVTAKRRLSGSDGSWRLDFDVDSLFAGIREFSRFRDVNGQLHPQHYEYHKTGLGRDRHTRLNFEQAEHRVVNLNRPKRTLDNVPRDVHDKLTYQLQLALDVAAGKKNLNYQIADGKRLNEYNFAVDGREMLRTPLGEVETVRVKRVPDGDSDRETSIWFAPQWNYALVKLMQSEDGKTYQIELTELSIDGKSVGARQ from the coding sequence GTGCCGGTTCGCATTCTTACGTTTTTATTCCTCTGCCTGATCGCCGTGCTGCCGGCGCAGGCAGCAGATCAGCCGCAACTCAAACCCTTCGTCGCCACCTATACCGCGCACTATGGCGCCATCGGCGTCACTGCCAAGCGCCGCCTGAGTGGCAGCGACGGCAGCTGGCGCCTGGACTTTGATGTCGACTCCCTGTTCGCCGGCATCCGCGAATTTTCCCGCTTTCGCGACGTTAATGGACAGCTGCACCCACAGCATTACGAATACCACAAAACCGGCCTCGGCCGGGACCGCCACACGCGGCTGAACTTCGAGCAGGCCGAGCATCGCGTGGTCAACCTGAACAGGCCCAAGCGCACACTCGATAATGTGCCGCGCGACGTACACGACAAATTAACCTACCAGTTACAGCTGGCACTCGATGTGGCTGCCGGCAAAAAAAACCTGAATTATCAGATTGCCGACGGCAAAAGACTCAATGAATACAATTTTGCCGTCGACGGCCGGGAAATGCTGCGCACGCCGCTGGGGGAAGTGGAAACGGTGCGCGTAAAGCGGGTGCCCGACGGCGATTCCGATCGCGAGACCAGTATCTGGTTTGCACCGCAGTGGAACTATGCGCTGGTTAAACTGATGCAGAGCGAAGATGGCAAAACCTACCAGATTGAATTGACCGAATTATCCATAGATGGAAAAAGCGTCGGTGCTCGTCAATAA
- the purN gene encoding phosphoribosylglycinamide formyltransferase, producing the protein MSRDKCNVVVLISGSGTNLQALIDGAAAADADFNVCAVISNKAEAYGLTRARDAGINTVAVSHRDFADRESFDRALIEEIDRHQPGLVVLAGFMRILTPEFVRHYSGRLLNIHPSLLPKYQGLHTHQRALDAGDREHGATVHFVTEELDGGPAIIQARIPVEPGDSADTLAARVQIQEHFIYPMAVSWFARGRLRMLDDRVELDGEPLPRSGYTVTG; encoded by the coding sequence ATGTCGCGGGATAAATGTAATGTCGTAGTGCTGATCTCCGGCAGCGGCACCAATCTGCAGGCGCTGATCGACGGCGCCGCCGCAGCGGATGCCGATTTCAACGTGTGCGCGGTGATCAGCAACAAGGCGGAGGCCTACGGCCTCACCCGCGCGCGCGACGCCGGTATCAACACCGTTGCCGTCAGCCACCGGGATTTTGCCGACCGCGAGTCGTTCGATCGCGCCCTGATCGAAGAGATCGACCGGCACCAGCCCGGACTGGTGGTGCTGGCCGGCTTCATGCGTATCCTCACGCCGGAGTTCGTGCGCCACTACAGCGGTCGCCTGCTCAATATCCATCCGTCGCTGCTGCCCAAATACCAGGGGCTGCATACCCACCAGCGCGCCCTGGACGCCGGCGACCGCGAACACGGCGCTACGGTACACTTCGTCACCGAGGAGCTGGACGGCGGCCCCGCCATCATCCAGGCGCGGATACCGGTCGAGCCCGGCGACAGTGCCGACACACTCGCCGCGCGGGTGCAGATTCAGGAACACTTCATCTACCCTATGGCAGTATCCTGGTTCGCCCGGGGTCGTCTGCGTATGCTGGACGACCGTGTCGAACTCGACGGCGAACCGCTGCCGCGCAGCGGGTACACAGTGACCGGTTGA
- a CDS encoding DUF2066 domain-containing protein, which produces MFQLLRRGWASSLVALLLCAVVLPAQARVIPDLYEVVEAVPSRGATDRADASSRGLEQVFVRVTGDADIGSNPQLKPLLAAARQYVQSYRYESEDNQLYLHLSYDPQAVAEQVHKLQLPMWPNNRPATLVWLAVDSLRDGRSALSENDSPELYAALDGIAMQRGLPVDFPVMDANDRGKMPLGNLWAQDEQAAERAAVRYRPDATLMGRLLEISDNRWQANWLLIQGGRSYAFDASGDSMEQVAMRGIDEAANVLAQRYAVRPDNGGGQQSAVVVEISGVDSFAAYTAASSYLQGLAQVSAAELLSVDRDRLRFALTTAAPLPRLRDALALNRKLHQRADEGPIDLSGYRAPAGSAQNPLSYDWH; this is translated from the coding sequence ATGTTTCAGCTGCTCCGGCGCGGTTGGGCGTCCAGCCTGGTGGCACTGCTGTTATGTGCCGTGGTATTGCCGGCCCAGGCGCGGGTGATTCCGGACCTGTATGAGGTGGTCGAGGCGGTGCCCAGTCGCGGCGCCACCGATCGCGCGGACGCCAGTAGTCGCGGCCTGGAACAGGTATTCGTGCGCGTCACCGGCGATGCCGATATCGGTAGCAACCCGCAACTGAAGCCGCTGCTGGCGGCTGCCCGGCAGTATGTGCAGAGCTATCGCTACGAGTCGGAAGACAACCAGCTGTACCTGCACCTGTCCTACGATCCCCAGGCCGTGGCGGAACAGGTGCACAAGCTGCAGTTGCCGATGTGGCCCAACAACCGTCCCGCGACCCTGGTGTGGCTGGCGGTGGACAGCCTGCGCGACGGCCGCAGCGCGCTCAGCGAGAACGACAGCCCCGAGCTGTACGCGGCGCTCGACGGTATCGCCATGCAGCGCGGGTTACCGGTGGATTTCCCGGTCATGGACGCCAATGATCGCGGGAAAATGCCGCTGGGTAACCTGTGGGCGCAGGACGAACAGGCCGCCGAGCGCGCCGCCGTGCGCTATCGCCCCGACGCCACACTGATGGGCCGGTTGCTGGAGATTTCCGACAATCGCTGGCAGGCCAACTGGCTGCTGATCCAGGGCGGGCGCAGCTACGCCTTCGATGCCAGTGGTGACTCCATGGAGCAGGTGGCCATGCGCGGTATCGACGAGGCGGCCAATGTACTGGCGCAGCGCTACGCGGTACGCCCCGACAACGGTGGCGGCCAGCAGAGCGCGGTGGTGGTGGAAATCTCCGGTGTCGACAGCTTTGCCGCCTACACCGCCGCTTCCAGTTACCTGCAGGGGCTGGCACAGGTCAGTGCCGCAGAGCTGTTGTCTGTCGATCGCGACCGTCTGCGTTTTGCCCTGACTACCGCGGCGCCGCTGCCGCGGTTGCGCGACGCGCTGGCGCTGAACCGCAAACTGCATCAGCGCGCTGACGAAGGCCCCATTGACCTCAGTGGTTACCGCGCCCCCGCGGGCAGTGCGCAGAACCCCCTGAGCTACGACTGGCACTGA
- a CDS encoding ABC transporter ATP-binding protein — translation MSYLLDISHIDMEFPAPGGSFCALRDINLQIRHGEFVSLIGHSGCGKSTVLNVVAGLYRATRGGVILDGREVTEPGPERAVVFQNHSLLPWLSAYQNVELAVRQVYAKRKSRAELREWIEHNLRLVQMEHAMHKRPGEISGGMKQRVGIARALAMQPKVLLMDEPFGALDALTRAHMQDSLMEIQATLNNTVVMITHDVDEAVLLSDRIVMMSNGPAATIGEILTVELERPRRRLTLADDPGYNHYRARVLKFLHERHGRLHTAQTAAATAETSTSDNKSVEHAA, via the coding sequence ATGAGTTATTTACTGGATATCAGCCATATCGATATGGAATTCCCCGCCCCCGGTGGCTCCTTCTGCGCGCTGCGCGACATCAACCTGCAAATCCGCCATGGCGAATTTGTGTCGCTGATCGGCCACTCCGGTTGCGGTAAATCGACCGTGCTCAATGTGGTGGCCGGTCTCTACCGCGCCACCCGCGGCGGCGTCATCCTGGATGGCCGCGAAGTGACCGAACCCGGGCCGGAGCGCGCGGTGGTGTTCCAGAATCACTCCCTGCTGCCGTGGCTCAGCGCCTATCAAAATGTCGAGCTGGCCGTGCGCCAGGTTTACGCCAAGCGCAAAAGTCGCGCCGAACTGCGTGAGTGGATCGAGCACAACCTGCGCCTGGTGCAGATGGAGCACGCGATGCACAAGCGGCCCGGGGAAATATCCGGCGGCATGAAGCAGCGGGTCGGTATTGCCCGCGCCCTGGCCATGCAGCCCAAGGTGCTGCTGATGGATGAACCTTTCGGCGCGCTGGACGCGCTGACCCGTGCCCATATGCAGGATTCCCTGATGGAGATCCAGGCGACGCTGAACAATACCGTCGTCATGATCACCCACGACGTCGACGAGGCAGTGCTGCTGTCCGACCGCATCGTGATGATGAGCAACGGCCCCGCCGCCACCATCGGCGAAATTCTCACGGTGGAGCTGGAGCGGCCACGGCGCCGCCTGACCCTGGCCGACGATCCCGGCTACAACCACTACCGCGCGCGCGTACTGAAATTCCTGCACGAACGACACGGACGCCTTCACACAGCGCAAACCGCCGCTGCCACAGCAGAGACATCTACATCCGATAACAAGTCCGTGGAACACGCGGCGTAA
- a CDS encoding CmpA/NrtA family ABC transporter substrate-binding protein — protein MALACGPVPSIAADLGYPEKEELTFGFIKLTDMAPIAIAYEKGFFEDEGLYVTIQAQANWKVLLDGVIDGRLDGAHMLAGQPLAATMGYGTHADIITPFSMDLNGNGITVSNEIWQQMKKNIPTAANGKPRHPIKADALKPVVDKYRAAGKPFNMGMVFPVSTHNYELRYWLAAGGINPGYYAPAKGDTSGQIQADALLSVTPPPQMPATLEAGTIYGYCVGEPWNQQAVFKGIGVPVVTDYEIWKNNPEKVFGITREFAEKYPNTTIRITRALIRAAIWLDENHNANRPEAVKILSQSNYVGADYEVIANSMTGTFEYEKGDKREVPDFNVFFRHNATYPYYSDAIWYLTQMRRWGQIAEGKSDAWYLALAKKVYRPDIYRAAAKSLIADKLVSADQFPDFKHEDGFRAPQKHFIDGIVYDGHRPNAYIDKFAIGLKSTQTL, from the coding sequence ATGGCACTCGCCTGCGGCCCGGTGCCCTCAATCGCCGCCGATCTGGGCTACCCGGAAAAAGAAGAGCTGACCTTCGGTTTTATCAAACTCACGGACATGGCACCGATCGCCATCGCCTATGAAAAGGGATTTTTCGAAGACGAGGGCCTCTACGTCACCATTCAGGCCCAGGCCAACTGGAAAGTGTTGCTCGATGGCGTTATCGACGGCCGCCTCGACGGCGCCCATATGCTGGCCGGCCAGCCACTCGCCGCCACCATGGGTTACGGCACCCACGCAGACATCATCACCCCCTTCTCGATGGACCTGAACGGCAATGGCATTACCGTTTCCAACGAAATCTGGCAACAGATGAAAAAGAACATCCCCACCGCGGCCAACGGTAAGCCCCGACACCCGATCAAGGCGGATGCGCTGAAACCGGTGGTGGACAAGTACCGGGCCGCGGGCAAGCCGTTCAATATGGGCATGGTGTTCCCAGTCTCCACCCACAACTATGAACTGCGTTACTGGCTCGCCGCCGGCGGCATCAATCCCGGTTACTACGCGCCGGCGAAAGGCGACACCTCCGGGCAGATACAGGCCGACGCCTTGCTGTCGGTCACGCCGCCGCCACAGATGCCCGCAACGCTGGAGGCCGGCACCATTTACGGCTATTGCGTGGGCGAGCCCTGGAACCAGCAGGCGGTATTCAAAGGGATCGGAGTGCCGGTGGTCACCGACTACGAAATCTGGAAAAACAACCCGGAAAAGGTATTCGGCATCACCCGCGAGTTTGCGGAGAAATACCCCAACACCACCATCCGCATTACCCGCGCGCTGATCCGCGCGGCCATCTGGCTTGACGAAAACCACAATGCCAATCGCCCGGAAGCGGTGAAAATCCTGTCCCAGTCCAACTATGTCGGCGCCGACTACGAAGTGATTGCCAACAGCATGACAGGCACCTTCGAGTACGAAAAAGGGGACAAGCGCGAGGTGCCGGATTTCAACGTTTTCTTCCGTCACAACGCCACCTACCCCTACTACTCCGACGCCATCTGGTATCTGACCCAGATGCGCCGCTGGGGCCAGATTGCCGAGGGCAAGAGCGACGCCTGGTACCTGGCACTGGCGAAAAAGGTCTACCGCCCCGATATCTACCGCGCGGCGGCCAAATCGCTGATCGCCGACAAACTGGTGAGTGCGGACCAGTTCCCGGACTTCAAGCACGAAGACGGCTTCCGCGCGCCGCAAAAGCATTTTATCGACGGCATCGTCTACGACGGCCATCGCCCCAACGCTTATATCGACAAGTTTGCCATCGGGCTGAAATCGACGCAGACCCTCTGA
- the hda gene encoding DnaA regulatory inactivator Hda — MTRDKGVPQQLSLGVSLRDDATFDNFYLAPSDTNQQVVVALEQFAGGQSIEPVIYVWGEAGSGVSHLLQSVCQRADAGGRSFQYLPLAELLDIDPSVALDRLEQLDLVCIDDLHLIEGQSEWQTALFHLYNRVRDSGRQLLLGARKSPRNLSLELADLTSRLQWGLTFQLRPLNDGDKLTALRQRSRLRGFDLPEDVAQYILHRAPRDTRALFDCLEQLDRASLVAQRKITIPFVKQVLNI, encoded by the coding sequence ATGACCAGAGACAAGGGCGTTCCGCAGCAGCTGTCGCTGGGGGTTTCCCTGCGGGACGACGCCACCTTCGATAATTTCTATCTGGCGCCGTCGGACACCAATCAACAGGTAGTGGTCGCGCTGGAGCAGTTTGCCGGCGGCCAGTCGATCGAGCCGGTGATCTATGTCTGGGGCGAGGCCGGTAGCGGCGTCAGCCACCTGCTGCAGTCGGTGTGCCAGCGCGCCGACGCCGGCGGCCGCAGTTTCCAGTACCTGCCGCTGGCAGAGCTGCTGGACATAGATCCGTCGGTAGCCCTCGACCGCCTGGAGCAGCTGGACCTGGTCTGTATCGATGACCTGCACCTGATCGAGGGGCAGTCGGAGTGGCAGACGGCGCTGTTCCACCTGTACAACCGCGTACGTGACAGCGGCCGCCAGCTGTTGCTGGGGGCGCGCAAGTCGCCGCGCAATCTGTCGCTGGAGCTCGCCGACCTGACGTCGCGGCTGCAGTGGGGCCTGACTTTCCAGCTGCGCCCGCTCAACGACGGCGACAAGCTCACGGCCCTGCGCCAGCGCAGCCGCCTGCGCGGTTTCGACCTGCCGGAAGACGTCGCCCAGTACATACTGCACCGCGCGCCGCGGGATACCCGCGCGCTGTTCGATTGCCTCGAACAGCTCGACCGGGCGTCGCTGGTGGCGCAGCGCAAAATCACCATTCCGTTCGTCAAGCAGGTGCTCAATATCTGA
- the purM gene encoding phosphoribosylformylglycinamidine cyclo-ligase, with protein sequence MSDSKPQQSLSYKDAGVDIDAGNALVERIKHVAKRTARPEVMGGLGGFGALCELPSGYREPVLVSGTDGVGTKLRLAMDLGIHDSIGIDLVAMCVNDLVVAGAEPLFFLDYYATGKLNVDIAAEVVTGIGQGCELSGCALVGGETAEMPGMYEGDDYDLAGFCVGVVEKSEIIDGSKVRAGDKLIGLGASGPHSNGYSLIRKVLEISGADLQQPMGDTTLARALMAPTRIYVKNLLELMKSHQVNALSHITGGGLLENLPRVLPEGTCARIDVTSWELPPVFDWLREAGNIERREMYRTFNCGVGMVICVPADQADAALATLRQLGEDAFVIGSIEAASDGGEAVELAGL encoded by the coding sequence ATGAGCGATTCCAAGCCGCAACAGTCACTGTCCTACAAAGACGCCGGTGTCGATATCGACGCGGGCAACGCCCTGGTCGAGCGCATCAAGCACGTCGCCAAGCGCACCGCGCGCCCCGAGGTGATGGGAGGCTTGGGCGGCTTCGGCGCGCTGTGCGAGCTGCCCAGCGGCTACCGGGAGCCGGTGCTGGTTTCCGGCACCGACGGTGTGGGCACCAAGTTGCGCCTGGCCATGGATCTGGGTATCCACGACAGCATCGGCATCGACCTGGTGGCCATGTGTGTCAACGATCTGGTCGTGGCCGGCGCCGAGCCGCTGTTCTTCCTCGACTACTACGCCACCGGCAAGCTCAACGTGGATATCGCCGCGGAGGTGGTTACCGGTATCGGCCAGGGTTGTGAACTGTCCGGCTGTGCCCTGGTGGGCGGCGAGACCGCGGAAATGCCCGGTATGTACGAGGGTGACGATTACGACCTGGCCGGCTTCTGCGTGGGCGTGGTGGAGAAATCCGAAATCATCGACGGCAGCAAAGTCCGGGCCGGCGACAAGCTGATCGGCCTCGGCGCCAGCGGCCCGCATTCCAACGGCTACTCGCTGATCCGCAAGGTGCTGGAGATCAGCGGTGCCGACCTGCAACAACCGATGGGCGATACCACCCTGGCCAGGGCGCTGATGGCGCCGACCCGCATCTATGTGAAGAACCTGCTGGAGCTGATGAAATCCCACCAGGTCAATGCGCTCAGCCACATCACCGGCGGCGGCCTGCTGGAAAACCTGCCCCGAGTCCTGCCCGAGGGCACCTGTGCGCGCATCGACGTCACCAGCTGGGAACTGCCGCCGGTGTTCGACTGGCTGCGCGAGGCCGGCAATATCGAGCGCCGCGAAATGTACCGCACCTTCAACTGCGGTGTGGGCATGGTGATCTGCGTACCCGCGGACCAGGCGGACGCCGCGCTGGCCACCCTGCGCCAGCTGGGCGAGGACGCCTTTGTCATCGGCAGCATCGAAGCGGCCAGCGACGGCGGTGAAGCGGTAGAGCTGGCGGGACTCTGA
- a CDS encoding MBL fold metallo-hydrolase produces the protein MKLIFLGATQTVTGSKFLIEDGDCNFLVDCGLYQGYKWLRERNWQPQAFDIGRLDAVVLTHAHIDHSGYIPRLYQQGYRGPVYCHRATRDLCGILLPDSGRIQEEDARFYARHKLSKHTHPEPLYDGETAERSMELFQPLDFGQEFSIGNSRVHLQPAGHILGAGSAIVDNNGTRVGFSGDVGRPNDLIMRPPQPLPELDLLLMESTYGNRRHPQVDVHHELARVVNETASHGGVLLIPSFAVGRAQALQYLLVTLMDSGDIPELPIYLDSPMAIDVTDLYCQYADQHRLSPAECQHMHRGIIYTHSVDESKALENIQYPHIIIAGSGMATGGRILHHMKRLLPDHHTTLLFCGYQAGGTRGARLTGGGTTVKIHGEQVPCRAQVEMIEGMSAHADYRELGAWLQQSQMQADTPVQLVHGEPDAADALRFYLKEHTNFHPIVPEYRQVLHL, from the coding sequence ATGAAACTGATTTTTCTCGGCGCCACCCAGACGGTTACCGGTTCCAAGTTCCTGATCGAAGACGGCGACTGCAACTTCCTCGTCGACTGCGGCCTCTACCAGGGCTACAAATGGCTGCGCGAGCGCAACTGGCAGCCACAGGCGTTCGATATCGGGCGCCTGGATGCGGTGGTCCTGACCCACGCCCATATCGATCACTCCGGTTATATTCCGCGGCTATATCAGCAGGGGTATCGTGGCCCGGTCTATTGCCACCGTGCCACCCGCGACCTGTGCGGCATCCTGCTGCCGGACAGCGGCCGTATCCAGGAAGAGGATGCGCGCTTCTACGCCCGCCACAAGCTGAGTAAACACACGCACCCGGAACCGCTGTACGACGGTGAGACCGCCGAGCGCAGTATGGAGCTGTTCCAGCCGCTGGATTTCGGCCAGGAATTTTCCATCGGCAACAGCCGGGTGCACCTGCAGCCGGCCGGACATATCCTCGGCGCCGGCAGTGCGATCGTCGACAACAACGGTACCCGGGTCGGCTTTTCCGGCGACGTTGGCCGACCCAACGACCTGATCATGCGCCCGCCACAGCCACTGCCGGAACTGGACCTGTTGCTGATGGAGTCCACCTACGGCAACCGCCGCCACCCGCAGGTCGATGTGCACCACGAACTGGCGCGGGTAGTCAATGAAACCGCCAGCCACGGTGGCGTGCTGCTGATCCCGAGCTTTGCCGTGGGCCGCGCCCAGGCACTGCAGTATCTGCTGGTGACCCTGATGGACAGTGGCGACATTCCAGAGCTGCCGATCTATCTCGACAGCCCCATGGCCATCGATGTCACCGACCTTTACTGCCAGTATGCGGACCAGCATCGCCTGAGCCCCGCCGAGTGCCAGCATATGCACCGCGGCATCATCTACACCCACAGCGTCGACGAATCCAAGGCGCTGGAGAACATCCAGTACCCGCACATCATCATCGCCGGCAGCGGCATGGCCACCGGCGGGCGCATCCTGCACCACATGAAACGGCTGCTGCCCGACCACCACACCACCCTGCTCTTCTGCGGCTACCAGGCCGGCGGCACCCGCGGCGCGAGGCTCACTGGCGGCGGTACCACGGTGAAAATTCACGGCGAGCAGGTACCCTGCAGGGCGCAGGTAGAGATGATCGAGGGGATGTCCGCGCACGCCGATTACCGTGAACTCGGTGCCTGGCTGCAGCAGTCGCAAATGCAGGCGGATACGCCGGTCCAGCTGGTGCACGGCGAGCCGGATGCCGCCGATGCGTTGCGCTTCTACCTGAAGGAACACACCAACTTCCACCCCATAGTGCCGGAATACCGGCAGGTGCTGCATCTCTGA